Proteins co-encoded in one Prescottella sp. R16 genomic window:
- a CDS encoding DUF3027 domain-containing protein: MDAVSVASSPESTTVRPVLARAVDRARAALVDLNEGAVGRHLGVTAEDECAATHRFVAELPGYHGWQWAVVVAAVPGTDHVTISELALLPGPDALLAPEWLPWDQRVRPGDLSPGDLLAPPKDDPRLVPGYVATGDPEIDEVAFEVGLGRKQVMSREGRLDCAQRWYDGDHGPESEMAKAAPSTCELCGFYLPLAGSLHAAFGVCGNEMAADGHVVTATYGCGAHSDTMLPTGAGSPRYDAYDDAAVEIVDLPSPEMPDTAPEPETAVEAVTDSEGEH; encoded by the coding sequence ATGGACGCTGTGAGTGTTGCGTCGTCTCCCGAGAGCACTACCGTGCGCCCCGTCCTCGCTCGAGCTGTCGATCGCGCCCGTGCGGCGCTGGTCGATCTGAACGAGGGTGCGGTCGGACGTCACCTCGGTGTCACCGCCGAGGACGAGTGCGCCGCCACCCACCGTTTCGTGGCGGAGTTGCCCGGTTATCACGGCTGGCAGTGGGCGGTCGTCGTGGCCGCGGTGCCCGGCACGGACCACGTCACGATCAGTGAGCTCGCGCTGCTGCCCGGCCCGGACGCGCTCCTCGCACCCGAATGGCTGCCCTGGGATCAGCGGGTCCGTCCCGGGGACCTGTCGCCGGGGGATCTGCTGGCGCCGCCGAAGGACGATCCGCGGCTCGTGCCCGGTTACGTCGCGACCGGGGACCCGGAGATCGACGAGGTCGCGTTCGAGGTGGGGCTCGGGCGCAAGCAGGTGATGAGCCGTGAGGGCCGTCTGGACTGCGCGCAGCGTTGGTACGACGGCGACCACGGCCCGGAGTCGGAGATGGCGAAGGCTGCGCCGTCGACGTGCGAACTGTGCGGGTTCTACCTGCCGCTCGCGGGATCGCTGCACGCCGCATTCGGGGTGTGCGGCAACGAGATGGCCGCCGACGGGCACGTCGTGACCGCCACCTACGGCTGCGGCGCCCACTCCGACACCATGCTGCCCACCGGTGCCGGATCGCCGCGCTACGACGCGTACGACGATGCGGCTGTCGAGATCGTCGACCTGCCGTCCCCCGAGATGCCCGACACCGCACCGGAACCCGAGACGGCTGTCGAGGCCGTCACCGACTCCGAGGGCGAGCACTGA
- a CDS encoding DUF2771 family protein gives MMQARTKQILALIAAVVLVAAAGLGTVVTLLVRNAPESLPVVTAYSHGDSVDVAGGACDEQLNCVGLEIAELHVPEGYPLQLSLPREIADSDWRLNVQIGNPKTGEIFEGYRDYTPGEAYAVTVPGNEGEQLISAIIQLPARNGLAQVWAFQTMPMPGGGVIAPAQ, from the coding sequence ATGATGCAAGCCCGGACGAAACAGATTCTTGCGCTGATCGCGGCGGTGGTGCTGGTGGCCGCGGCCGGGCTGGGCACGGTGGTGACACTCCTCGTCCGCAACGCACCCGAGTCGCTGCCCGTCGTCACCGCCTACTCGCACGGCGACTCGGTGGACGTCGCCGGCGGTGCCTGCGACGAGCAACTCAATTGCGTCGGACTCGAGATCGCCGAACTCCACGTCCCCGAGGGCTACCCGCTGCAGCTGTCGCTGCCCCGCGAGATCGCCGACTCCGACTGGCGTCTCAACGTGCAGATCGGCAACCCGAAGACCGGTGAGATCTTCGAGGGCTACCGCGACTACACGCCCGGCGAGGCGTACGCCGTGACGGTCCCCGGCAACGAGGGCGAACAGCTGATCAGCGCGATCATCCAGCTCCCGGCCCGCAACGGCCTCGCCCAGGTGTGGGCGTTCCAGACCATGCCGATGCCCGGTGGCGGCGTCATCGCCCCCGCGCAGTAA
- a CDS encoding MFS transporter, with protein sequence MTEPREPRDAPGREQAPRDREPRQHPGYGNYPPPPPPQRRPAARRSPLPPLHPPSTRPLPRPEQPPHDPPADSAPEPPPMPRKLTVTRVAAMRSKELTNKGIATFRRAATADGADKSGLTALMYAVMANFATDATIAVALANTLFFSAATGEDKTKVALYLLITIAPFAVIAPLIGPALDRLQRGRRIALASSFALRTALAVLLVFNFDSWALYPCALGMMVLSKSFSVLKSAVTPRVLPPEIDLVRVNSRLTVFGLVGGTIGAGALAGALAFVTGSTGVLWLTVVITGFGAYLSMRIPAWVEVTEGEVPATLAFHGDDSPTRVIDRNGTPTTAMPGTSGRPGKQRQPLGRVVVTGLWGNGTIRVLTGFLTLYIAFVAKANTDHEPMMQALTLGLVGAAAGIGNFAGNAAGARLELGRPAMMVLRCTIAVTVVAVLVALTGNLLTAALAALVASGASALAKVSLDASLQQDLPEESIASGFGRSETVLQLSWVLGGTLGVLLPTDLWIGFTVVSVVLTIGLVQTILTYRGATLLPGLGGRRPEHVGPLTEPQSPVGHSPRAD encoded by the coding sequence GTGACCGAACCCCGCGAACCTCGAGACGCCCCCGGGCGCGAGCAGGCGCCGCGCGATCGGGAGCCCCGGCAGCATCCCGGATACGGCAACTACCCGCCGCCTCCCCCGCCGCAGCGGCGCCCGGCCGCCCGGCGGTCCCCGCTTCCGCCACTGCATCCACCGTCGACCCGGCCGCTGCCGCGACCGGAACAGCCGCCGCACGATCCCCCTGCCGACAGTGCCCCCGAACCACCGCCGATGCCGCGGAAGCTGACGGTGACGCGAGTCGCGGCGATGCGCAGCAAGGAACTGACCAACAAGGGCATCGCGACGTTCCGCCGCGCCGCGACCGCCGACGGCGCCGACAAGTCGGGACTGACCGCGCTGATGTACGCGGTGATGGCGAACTTCGCGACCGACGCCACGATCGCCGTCGCGCTCGCCAACACACTGTTCTTCTCGGCGGCCACCGGCGAGGACAAGACGAAGGTCGCGCTGTACCTGCTGATCACGATCGCGCCGTTCGCGGTGATCGCACCGCTGATCGGTCCCGCACTGGACCGGCTGCAGCGGGGCCGGCGGATCGCGCTGGCCTCGTCGTTCGCGCTGCGCACCGCGCTGGCGGTGCTGCTGGTCTTCAACTTCGACAGTTGGGCGCTGTATCCGTGCGCGCTGGGCATGATGGTGCTCAGCAAATCGTTCTCGGTGCTCAAGAGTGCGGTGACGCCCCGCGTGCTGCCACCGGAGATAGACCTGGTCCGGGTGAACTCACGGCTCACCGTGTTCGGCCTGGTCGGCGGCACGATCGGGGCGGGTGCGCTGGCCGGCGCGTTGGCGTTCGTGACCGGGTCGACCGGGGTGCTGTGGCTGACCGTGGTCATCACCGGGTTCGGTGCGTACCTGAGCATGCGGATTCCGGCATGGGTCGAGGTCACCGAGGGCGAGGTCCCGGCCACCCTGGCGTTCCACGGCGACGACTCCCCCACCCGGGTGATCGACCGCAACGGCACACCCACCACGGCGATGCCCGGAACGTCCGGCCGGCCCGGAAAGCAACGGCAGCCGCTGGGCCGGGTCGTCGTGACCGGGCTGTGGGGCAACGGCACCATCCGGGTCCTCACCGGTTTCCTCACCCTGTACATCGCATTCGTCGCGAAGGCCAACACCGACCACGAGCCGATGATGCAGGCGCTCACCCTCGGCCTGGTCGGTGCCGCCGCCGGTATCGGCAACTTCGCCGGCAACGCCGCCGGCGCCCGACTCGAACTGGGCCGGCCCGCGATGATGGTGCTGCGCTGCACGATCGCCGTCACCGTCGTCGCGGTCCTCGTCGCCCTCACCGGCAACCTGCTCACGGCCGCGCTGGCCGCACTCGTCGCATCCGGGGCGAGCGCGCTGGCGAAGGTGTCGCTGGACGCGTCGCTGCAGCAGGATCTGCCCGAGGAATCCATCGCGTCCGGCTTCGGACGGTCCGAGACGGTGCTGCAGCTCAGCTGGGTTCTCGGCGGCACCCTCGGCGTCCTACTGCCCACCGATCTGTGGATCGGTTTCACGGTCGTGTCCGTGGTACTTACCATCGGACTGGTCCAGACGATCTTGACGTACCGCGGGGCGACCCTGCTGCCCGGACTCGGCGGCAGACGACCCGAACACGTCGGCCCACTGACCGAACCCCAGTCCCCTGTCGGCCACAGCCCCCGTGCCGACTGA
- a CDS encoding glutaminyl-peptide cyclotransferase yields MNRRRPAPSLALALTALVAGSAAGCTVDTPPAGAVTAEQWRPEIVRELPHDADAFTQGLEISDGVLYESTGLVGRSWVRATDLASGTELARTDLARPLFGEGITVAGDTLWQITWTDGVAIGRDPGTLAPRRQVGYDGEGWGLCTQPGRLVMSDGSDTLTFRDPATFDAVGTVDVTLDGQPLDRLNELDCADDGFVYANVWQTDRIVKIDPATGVVVARIDASNLTDALPSDGRGDVDVLNGIAQIPGTDRFLVTGKLWPRMFEVRFVA; encoded by the coding sequence GTGAACCGGCGTCGTCCCGCACCGTCCCTCGCACTCGCCCTCACCGCTCTGGTCGCCGGATCGGCCGCGGGATGCACGGTCGACACCCCACCGGCGGGCGCGGTCACCGCCGAACAGTGGCGCCCGGAGATCGTGCGCGAGCTGCCGCACGACGCCGACGCGTTCACGCAGGGCCTCGAGATCTCCGACGGCGTCCTCTACGAGAGCACGGGCCTGGTGGGCCGGTCGTGGGTGCGGGCCACCGACCTCGCGTCCGGCACCGAACTGGCCCGCACCGACCTGGCCCGCCCCCTGTTCGGGGAGGGCATCACGGTCGCCGGGGACACCCTGTGGCAGATCACGTGGACGGACGGGGTCGCGATCGGACGCGACCCCGGCACTCTCGCCCCGCGCCGGCAGGTCGGCTACGACGGCGAGGGCTGGGGGCTGTGCACGCAGCCCGGCCGGCTGGTGATGAGCGACGGCTCGGACACGTTGACGTTCCGGGATCCGGCCACGTTCGACGCCGTCGGCACCGTCGACGTCACCCTCGACGGACAGCCCCTGGACCGGCTCAACGAACTCGACTGCGCCGACGACGGGTTCGTGTACGCGAACGTGTGGCAGACGGACCGGATCGTGAAGATCGATCCGGCGACCGGGGTGGTGGTGGCTCGGATCGACGCGTCGAACCTGACGGATGCACTGCCGTCGGACGGGCGCGGCGACGTCGACGTCCTCAACGGGATCGCCCAGATCCCCGGCACCGACCGGTTCCTCGTCACCGGGAAGCTGTGGCCGCGCATGTTCGAGGTCCGGTTCGTCGCGTGA
- a CDS encoding resuscitation-promoting factor Rpf1 domain-containing protein, which translates to MSGRHRKPTTTGRTVAKVAVTGAIMGVSGVALAGTANAAPDSDWDRLAQCEAGGNWGINTGNGYQGGLQFSPSTWTAHGGGEFAATANNASREQQIVVAERVLANQGWGAWPSCSAKLGLNSAATQRTAPAATPAPKAVTTPAPVQAPAPTHPAQGVFDQIDSLLDAAKAQGIAVDQNVLDAYDAAKSFDLGALDLQNIAGPVAGTSQS; encoded by the coding sequence ATGAGCGGACGCCATCGCAAGCCGACCACCACCGGCCGCACCGTCGCCAAGGTCGCCGTCACCGGCGCCATCATGGGCGTGAGCGGCGTGGCCCTCGCCGGCACGGCCAACGCGGCCCCCGATTCCGACTGGGACCGTCTGGCCCAGTGCGAGGCCGGCGGCAACTGGGGCATCAACACCGGCAACGGCTACCAGGGCGGCCTGCAGTTCTCGCCGAGCACGTGGACCGCGCACGGCGGCGGAGAGTTCGCGGCCACCGCGAACAACGCCAGCCGGGAGCAGCAGATCGTCGTCGCCGAGCGAGTGCTCGCCAACCAGGGCTGGGGCGCATGGCCGTCCTGCTCGGCCAAGCTCGGCCTGAACAGCGCGGCGACGCAGCGCACCGCCCCGGCCGCCACCCCGGCGCCGAAGGCCGTCACCACCCCGGCACCCGTGCAGGCCCCCGCCCCCACGCATCCCGCGCAGGGCGTCTTCGACCAGATCGATTCGCTGCTCGACGCCGCGAAGGCCCAGGGCATCGCCGTCGACCAGAACGTTCTCGACGCGTACGACGCCGCGAAGTCGTTCGACCTCGGCGCACTGGACCTGCAGAACATCGCGGGCCCCGTCGCCGGCACCTCGCAGAGCTAG
- a CDS encoding signal peptidase I yields MAPTMTAPKTRSSGAHRVRETALTVGAIAGLICIVATVAGLLFHVEPLIFRSGSMAPEITTGSLALARTVPADDLSVGDVISVENAYGTRITHRVYDIQPAGGDAVTVVLKGDANNAPDVEPYAITEADRVFWSVPRLGYVAAWLSSSTAVFLGGVFVGVLLMLVAKPSGRRDDDPPNTAPDNDIPHGGRTQTP; encoded by the coding sequence GTGGCACCCACCATGACCGCCCCGAAGACCCGATCGTCCGGCGCACACCGGGTCCGCGAGACCGCCCTGACCGTCGGGGCGATCGCGGGACTGATCTGCATCGTGGCGACGGTCGCAGGGCTGCTGTTCCACGTCGAACCGCTGATCTTCCGGTCGGGGTCGATGGCACCGGAGATCACCACCGGATCACTCGCGCTCGCGAGGACCGTACCGGCCGACGACCTGTCGGTCGGCGATGTGATCAGCGTGGAAAACGCGTACGGCACCCGAATCACGCATCGCGTGTACGACATTCAGCCGGCCGGTGGCGATGCCGTCACGGTCGTGTTGAAGGGCGACGCCAACAACGCCCCGGACGTCGAACCGTATGCGATCACCGAGGCGGACCGCGTCTTCTGGAGCGTTCCCCGCCTCGGCTACGTCGCCGCATGGTTGTCGAGTTCGACGGCCGTGTTCCTCGGCGGCGTCTTCGTCGGGGTGCTGCTCATGCTCGTCGCGAAGCCGTCCGGGCGCCGCGACGACGATCCACCGAACACCGCCCCGGACAACGACATTCCGCATGGGGGAAGGACCCAGACGCCGTGA
- a CDS encoding YccF domain-containing protein, whose translation MRILLNIIWLIFGGLWLALGYFVAGVLMCILIVTIPFGIASFRIGVYALWPFGKTVVDKPTAGVGSLIGNVIWLILAGIWLAIGHIVSAIAMAITIIGIPLAIANLKMIPISLMPLGKDIVDVDRRDIAL comes from the coding sequence GTGCGAATCCTGCTCAACATCATCTGGCTGATCTTCGGCGGGCTGTGGCTGGCACTGGGCTATTTCGTGGCCGGCGTACTGATGTGCATCCTGATCGTCACGATTCCGTTCGGGATCGCCTCGTTCCGGATCGGCGTCTACGCGCTGTGGCCGTTCGGGAAGACCGTCGTCGACAAGCCCACCGCCGGTGTCGGCTCACTGATCGGCAACGTGATCTGGTTGATCCTGGCGGGGATCTGGCTCGCGATCGGGCACATCGTGTCGGCGATCGCGATGGCGATCACGATCATCGGTATCCCCCTCGCGATCGCGAACCTGAAGATGATCCCGATCTCGCTGATGCCACTCGGCAAGGACATCGTCGACGTCGATCGCCGCGACATCGCCCTGTGA
- a CDS encoding helicase-associated domain-containing protein gives MISPHGTADTPDTTGPAVTATLTDWLTGRKDADLATLLRLRPDLAVPPPATCAVLAGRAEQRASVLRAADTLDTLEFGVLEVLTLAHADRTPVPRTTVSGAFTGRAPKRSVDKALTRLRALALVWGDDEHLRIVPAAAEAIPWRVGRAETASDALGEDEIRAALDDIEPAERELLSTLARSSPVGRTRDAAPGTSPERPVQRLLARGLLHWIDAETVELPTSVGQVLRGEVVHDPTAPTPPSLTGRVREPAEINAAAAGEALELVRHCEDLIAVLGDAPAPTLKAGGLGVRELRRLAKSTGIDETRIGLLLELLAGAGLIASGLPDPAPATDVDEYWAPTAAVDGWSNSGTARRWATLAGAWSTLPRRPWLIGHRDAADKPISALSDEVRSPGSPHERRLLLDLLADAGGRDVTATDAARLLAWRRPRWAGRLGPHVVERTLAEATALGLVAHGALSSPGKALLHGGDPEAEMDAALPEPIDYVLVQADLTVVAPGPLVPDLLEQITLVADIESAGAASMYRIGEASIRRALDAGLGASDLHTLFATRSKTPVPQSLTYLIDDVARRHGRLRAGIAASFVRCEDPALLTEVLSSPIAEQLALRALAPTVAVSQAPLSEVLAELRAAGFAPAGEDSSGALVDLRPRGARVPAARVSRVRVPAVPTDEQLTTLVRSLRSGDRAAASTGARLRSDGSRASLAATMTLLQTATQVGRTVTIGYVDAQGIASQRIVAPVSVGGGRLDARDPDTGEIRQYTLHRITSVALVD, from the coding sequence ATGATCTCTCCTCATGGCACAGCGGACACTCCCGACACCACCGGACCCGCGGTGACCGCGACCCTCACCGACTGGCTCACCGGCCGCAAGGACGCCGACCTCGCCACGCTGCTGCGGCTGCGACCCGACCTGGCGGTACCCCCGCCGGCGACGTGCGCGGTGCTGGCCGGGCGGGCCGAGCAGCGGGCGTCGGTACTGCGCGCCGCCGACACCCTCGACACCCTCGAGTTCGGGGTTCTCGAGGTGCTCACGCTCGCGCACGCCGACCGGACGCCGGTGCCGCGGACGACGGTGTCCGGCGCGTTCACCGGCCGCGCCCCGAAGCGGTCCGTCGACAAGGCCCTCACCCGGCTGCGGGCGCTCGCGCTGGTGTGGGGTGACGACGAGCACCTGCGGATCGTTCCGGCCGCTGCCGAGGCGATCCCGTGGCGTGTCGGGCGGGCGGAGACGGCGTCGGACGCCCTCGGCGAGGACGAGATCCGGGCCGCCCTCGACGACATCGAGCCGGCCGAACGGGAACTGTTGTCGACGCTCGCGCGGTCGTCACCCGTCGGACGCACCCGCGACGCTGCCCCCGGCACGTCCCCCGAGCGGCCGGTGCAGCGGCTCCTCGCCCGAGGTCTGCTGCACTGGATCGACGCCGAGACCGTGGAGTTGCCGACGTCCGTGGGGCAGGTGCTGCGCGGCGAGGTCGTCCACGACCCCACCGCGCCGACACCACCGTCGCTGACGGGCCGTGTCCGTGAACCGGCGGAGATCAACGCGGCCGCCGCCGGCGAGGCGCTGGAACTGGTGCGGCACTGCGAGGACCTGATCGCCGTGCTCGGCGACGCACCGGCGCCGACGCTCAAGGCCGGCGGTCTGGGGGTTCGGGAACTGCGCCGGCTGGCGAAGAGCACCGGTATCGACGAGACCCGGATCGGGCTGTTGCTCGAACTGCTCGCAGGCGCCGGACTGATCGCGTCCGGCCTCCCCGACCCCGCACCGGCCACCGACGTGGACGAGTACTGGGCGCCGACGGCCGCCGTCGACGGCTGGTCCAACTCGGGGACCGCCCGGCGGTGGGCCACTCTGGCCGGGGCCTGGTCGACGCTGCCGCGACGGCCGTGGCTGATCGGGCACCGCGACGCCGCCGACAAGCCGATCTCGGCACTGTCCGACGAGGTCCGCTCCCCCGGTTCCCCACACGAGCGGCGACTGCTGCTCGACCTGCTCGCCGACGCCGGCGGCCGGGACGTCACCGCCACCGACGCGGCCCGGCTCCTCGCATGGCGTCGTCCCCGCTGGGCGGGCCGGCTCGGACCGCACGTCGTCGAACGCACCCTCGCCGAGGCGACGGCGCTCGGGTTGGTCGCGCACGGCGCTCTGTCGTCTCCGGGCAAGGCGCTGCTGCACGGCGGCGACCCCGAAGCCGAGATGGATGCGGCACTGCCCGAGCCGATCGACTACGTGCTGGTGCAGGCCGACCTCACCGTCGTCGCACCGGGGCCCCTCGTCCCCGATCTGCTCGAGCAGATCACCCTCGTCGCCGACATCGAATCCGCGGGTGCGGCATCGATGTACCGGATCGGGGAGGCGAGCATCCGGCGGGCCCTCGACGCCGGACTCGGCGCCTCCGACCTGCACACCCTGTTCGCGACCCGGTCGAAGACGCCGGTCCCGCAGTCGCTGACCTATCTGATCGACGACGTCGCCCGACGCCACGGCCGGCTGCGGGCCGGGATCGCAGCATCGTTCGTCCGCTGCGAGGATCCGGCACTGCTCACCGAGGTGCTGTCGTCGCCGATCGCCGAGCAACTCGCGCTCCGGGCCCTCGCCCCCACCGTCGCCGTCTCGCAGGCTCCCCTCTCCGAGGTACTGGCCGAGCTGCGGGCCGCCGGTTTCGCGCCCGCCGGAGAAGATTCCAGCGGCGCGCTCGTGGACCTGCGCCCGCGCGGCGCCCGCGTCCCCGCCGCCCGTGTCTCCCGAGTGCGGGTGCCGGCCGTCCCCACCGACGAACAACTCACGACGCTCGTGCGGTCGCTGCGCTCCGGGGACCGGGCCGCCGCGTCCACCGGGGCCAGGCTGCGCAGCGACGGCAGTCGCGCGTCCCTCGCCGCGACGATGACGCTGTTGCAGACCGCCACCCAGGTGGGCCGGACCGTCACGATCGGGTACGTCGACGCGCAGGGCATCGCGTCACAGCGCATCGTGGCACCCGTGTCCGTCGGCGGCGGCCGACTCGACGCCCGCGACCCCGACACGGGCGAGATCCGGCAGTACACCCTGCACCGGATCACGTCCGTCGCACTCGTGGACTGA
- a CDS encoding alternate-type signal peptide domain-containing protein has protein sequence MNKKTKGAIAAGAAALLLAGGAGTFAAWNDTATVTGGTITAGELKFDGTTAAGTWSNAAGPIGSIDDYRIVPGETLTYTVSPKVLVKGDNLTATITATAPTATGDLSDSLEIGTVAVSGTGVTAGAITTAADGQTLTVTVPVKFKDVTGLTDQGASAVLGDISLNLQQTTS, from the coding sequence ATGAACAAGAAGACCAAGGGCGCCATCGCCGCCGGCGCAGCAGCACTCCTCCTCGCCGGAGGCGCCGGCACGTTTGCCGCCTGGAACGACACCGCGACCGTTACCGGTGGCACGATCACCGCGGGCGAACTCAAGTTCGACGGCACCACCGCGGCCGGCACCTGGTCCAACGCGGCCGGCCCGATCGGCAGCATCGACGACTACCGCATCGTTCCGGGCGAGACGCTGACCTACACGGTGTCCCCGAAGGTTCTCGTCAAGGGCGACAACCTCACTGCCACGATCACCGCAACCGCGCCCACCGCAACCGGAGACCTCTCGGACAGCCTCGAAATCGGCACGGTTGCCGTTTCCGGTACCGGTGTCACTGCCGGGGCGATCACGACCGCCGCCGACGGTCAGACGCTCACGGTCACGGTTCCGGTGAAGTTCAAGGATGTCACCGGGCTGACGGATCAGGGCGCCTCGGCTGTGCTGGGCGACATCTCGCTGAACCTCCAGCAGACGACCAGCTAG
- a CDS encoding alternate-type signal peptide domain-containing protein codes for MTTHPRTFKVAVAALALGSTLTLTACDFGSLGSGSAGSSGGSTSTAPPTTTVPPTTTPGGGGSGSITEVTTPAWKDRNGPIDIASFRIVPGDVLTYSGSYRITLTGTYTKALLTVDDIVFTSGGQLTGRLQPQVTAQIDGTPVPAVLDRSYDGKTVDVTASFTFDPQTSGKVAQSDSANFDDITVRLEQSLP; via the coding sequence ATGACGACACACCCCAGGACCTTCAAGGTCGCGGTCGCCGCACTGGCACTGGGCTCCACCCTGACGCTGACCGCATGCGACTTCGGCAGCCTCGGCAGTGGGAGCGCAGGCAGCAGCGGCGGCTCCACCTCGACGGCCCCGCCGACCACGACCGTCCCGCCGACGACCACGCCGGGGGGCGGCGGTTCGGGGTCGATCACCGAGGTCACCACCCCCGCCTGGAAGGACCGGAACGGGCCGATCGACATCGCGTCGTTCCGGATCGTCCCGGGTGACGTCCTCACCTACTCGGGCAGCTATCGGATCACGCTCACCGGCACCTATACGAAGGCCCTCCTCACCGTCGACGACATCGTGTTCACCAGTGGTGGGCAGCTGACCGGGAGGCTGCAGCCGCAGGTGACCGCGCAGATCGACGGGACTCCGGTCCCGGCCGTCCTGGACCGGAGCTACGACGGCAAGACCGTCGACGTGACCGCCAGTTTCACGTTCGATCCGCAGACCTCCGGGAAGGTCGCCCAGTCCGATTCGGCGAACTTCGACGACATCACGGTCCGCCTCGAACAATCCCTGCCCTGA
- a CDS encoding SipW-dependent-type signal peptide-containing protein, with protein MSRDEISTSPPRVGTRVRRVLGGGRVRAALSLGIVLGLGSVGTMASWSTSVTATSGTFRTTAIEVQLGPSGQASKNFPFSDLTKSGLLPGSFVDAVLPVQNTGDMAFAYGMTAQASGDAGVAGQITVGVYAGSTCTGPALGSGDLSATRTVVTDRGPVEAGATDTLCVRATAGNSLTKAMQGKSIGVTFTVTATSQ; from the coding sequence ATGTCTCGCGACGAGATCTCGACCTCCCCTCCGCGTGTCGGCACACGCGTGCGCCGGGTCCTCGGTGGTGGCCGGGTCCGGGCCGCCCTGTCTCTCGGTATCGTCCTCGGCCTCGGATCGGTGGGCACGATGGCCTCGTGGAGCACCAGCGTCACCGCGACGTCCGGGACGTTCCGCACCACCGCGATCGAGGTGCAGCTCGGACCGTCCGGGCAGGCGAGCAAGAACTTCCCGTTCAGCGACCTGACCAAGAGCGGACTGCTCCCGGGATCCTTCGTGGATGCCGTTCTGCCGGTGCAGAACACCGGCGACATGGCCTTCGCCTACGGAATGACGGCGCAGGCGAGCGGCGACGCCGGTGTGGCCGGTCAGATCACGGTCGGCGTGTATGCGGGCAGCACGTGCACGGGCCCCGCCCTCGGCAGTGGCGATCTCTCTGCGACACGGACGGTCGTCACCGATCGTGGGCCCGTCGAGGCCGGCGCAACCGACACCCTCTGCGTGCGCGCCACCGCCGGAAACAGTTTGACGAAGGCCATGCAGGGCAAGTCGATCGGCGTGACGTTCACCGTCACCGCCACCTCGCAGTAG
- a CDS encoding cold-shock protein, giving the protein MPTGKVKWYDVEKGFGFLSQDDGEDVYVRASALPAGVEGLKAGQRVEFGMAAGRRGPQALSVTVLDPAPSVRQGQGGGRREAGAPRKHSPDELHGMVEDMITLLEAKIQPDLRKGRYPDRKTAQRISEVVRAVARELDS; this is encoded by the coding sequence GTGCCTACCGGCAAGGTGAAGTGGTACGACGTCGAGAAGGGGTTCGGATTCCTCTCCCAGGACGACGGGGAGGACGTGTACGTTCGGGCGTCCGCGCTGCCGGCCGGTGTCGAGGGGCTCAAGGCCGGTCAGCGGGTCGAGTTCGGGATGGCGGCAGGCCGTCGTGGTCCGCAGGCGTTGAGTGTCACCGTGTTGGACCCGGCGCCGTCGGTGCGTCAGGGGCAGGGTGGGGGGCGCCGTGAAGCGGGCGCACCCCGCAAGCATTCGCCGGACGAGCTGCACGGCATGGTCGAGGACATGATCACGCTGCTCGAGGCGAAGATTCAGCCGGATCTGCGCAAGGGCCGCTACCCGGACCGTAAGACGGCGCAGCGGATCTCCGAGGTGGTGCGGGCCGTGGCCCGCGAGCTCGACAGCTGA
- a CDS encoding signal peptidase I — protein MRRTTTPTDEPTTAWWWVKSVVSWVLLIAMVGFLAATIVVPRLTGSTPYTVLTGSMEPTYPPGTLVVVEPVDAGTLGVGDVVTFQWESGKVDVVTHRITAVQYSAKGELRFTTQGDANPAPDERPVVPEQVRGKVWYAVPYVGYVNNIISGQQRSTLLMVVVGGLVIYAVTMFVGSGQDKRRQRRTQTSSDDDATDVFPVIDADSSTTSK, from the coding sequence GTGCGTCGTACCACCACCCCCACCGACGAGCCGACCACCGCATGGTGGTGGGTCAAGTCGGTCGTGTCGTGGGTTCTGCTCATCGCGATGGTGGGGTTCCTGGCGGCGACGATCGTCGTTCCGCGCCTGACGGGTTCGACGCCGTACACGGTGCTGACCGGGTCGATGGAGCCGACGTATCCGCCGGGCACGCTCGTCGTCGTCGAACCGGTGGACGCCGGGACGCTCGGGGTCGGCGATGTCGTCACGTTCCAGTGGGAGTCCGGCAAGGTCGACGTCGTCACGCACCGCATCACCGCGGTGCAGTATTCGGCGAAGGGCGAGCTGCGGTTCACCACCCAGGGTGACGCCAACCCGGCCCCCGACGAGCGGCCTGTCGTTCCCGAGCAGGTCCGCGGCAAGGTCTGGTACGCGGTGCCGTACGTCGGGTATGTCAACAACATCATTTCCGGTCAGCAGCGTTCGACCCTCCTCATGGTGGTCGTCGGCGGGCTCGTGATCTATGCGGTGACGATGTTCGTCGGGTCCGGCCAGGACAAGCGTCGGCAGCGCCGCACGCAGACCTCATCGGACGACGACGCCACGGACGTGTTTCCCGTGATCGACGCCGATTCCTCGACAACTTCGAAGTAA